In a single window of the Dreissena polymorpha isolate Duluth1 chromosome 3, UMN_Dpol_1.0, whole genome shotgun sequence genome:
- the LOC127870754 gene encoding serine/threonine-protein kinase VRK1-like, whose amino-acid sequence MPRAKAGTAPAKKPRVSKNSGHVLAEKFPNGEMLRDLCKKNWRLGDVIGQGGFGLIYLASDQETSKVGPDANYVVKIEPISNGPLFCEMHFYQRVAKPEIIDKWIQSQKLKYLGIPKYIASGQHVFKGTTYRFMVMQRFGTDLQLIFEGAGKQFSKQTVFALALRLIDALEYLHDNHYVHADVKAANCLLGYKNGKVEADVVFLVDYGLAFKYAPDGDHKPYKEEPKKAHDGTIEFTSRDAHKGVDPSRRADMEILGYCLLQWLCGRLPWEDKLADKNYVADSKHKYMNDISSLMKKCFPNGNAPAEISSYLTMVSKLDYEKKPDYSEMRKIFTQGLADLHIKDTWKLALPIAGAKPSTPMVSPKKAVKRKIQDTDTDGKQKKAETALASPRTNTPNNSKAKPPRQTAKTTPAKPGAKQAPKQKPVTPSSAAKKKSPVKKVTKSPTAAAALARKVGAKTIAGTLKSPALSRLASPKGSVSPGINNGPKAKLVKSPAATPPAAKKRKVVRKKNVMVTEMAVQTSPGLKKNS is encoded by the exons ATGCCACGTGCAAAGGCTGGGACAGCTCCAG CCAAGAAGCCCAGAGTTTCAAAGAACAGTGGCCATGTACTAGCTGAGAAGTTTCCAAATGGTGAAATGCTGCGAGACTTGTGTAAGAAGAACTGGCGGCTGGGAGATGTTATAGGGCAAGGTGGATTTGGACTGATTTACCTTG CCTCTGACCAAGAAACTTCCAAAGTGGGACCAGATGCCAACTATGTTGTCAAGATA GAACCCATCAGCAATGGACCATTATTTTGTGAAATGCATTTCTATCAACGAGTTGCCAAACCTGAAATCA TTGATAAATGGATACAGTCTCAGAAGCTCAAGTACCTTGGCATTCCAAAATACATCGCCAGTGGTCAGCATGTGTTCAAGGGCACCACCTATCGTTTCATGGTCATGCAGAGATTCGGTACAGACCTGCAGTTGATCTTTGAAGGCGCTGGCAAACAGTTCTCGAAGCAAACAGTGTTTGCATTGGCACTACGACTG ATAGACGCTCTTGAATATCTCCATGACAACCACTATGTACATGCAGATGTGAAGGCAGCCAATTGCTTGCTGGGATATAAAAATGGGAAAGTGGAGGCTGACGTT GTTTTCTTGGTGGACTATGGACTAGCTTTCAAGTACGCCCCAGACGGTGATCACAAGCCTTACAAAGAGGAGCCTAAGAAGGCCCATGATGGCACAATAGAGTTCACATCTAGAGACGCACACAAAGGTGTAG ACCCCTCTCGAAGGGCAGACATGGAGATACTGGGGTACTGTCTGCTGCAGTGGCTCTGTGGGCGCCTGCCATGGGAGGACAAACTGGCAGACAAAAACTATGTGGCCGACTCTAAACACAA ATACATGAATGATATATCTTCCTTGATGAAGAAGTGCTTCCCAAACGGAAATGCGCCAG CTGAGATTTCCTCATACCTGACAATGGTATCCAAACTGGATTATGAAAAGAAGCCCGACTATTCGGAAATGCGGAAAATATTCACACAAGGCTTGGCAGACCTCCACATCAAGGACACCTGGAAGCTTGCTCTCCCGATTGCTGGAGCCAAGCCTAGCACCCCTATGGTCTCACCAAAG AAAGCAGTGAAAAGAAAGATTCAGGACACAGACACAGATGGAAAACAAAAGAAAGCAGAGACAGCATTAGCATCACCAAGGACCAATACCCCCAACAACTCGAAGGCAAAGCCTCCTAGACAGACAGCTAAAACAACACCCGCAAAACCAGGTGCTAAACAAGCACCAAAACAGAAACCAGTTACACCAAGCTCTGCAGCCAAAAAGAAATCACCAGTGAAAAAGGTTACAAAGTCCCCTACAGCTGCAGCGGCTTTGGCAAGAAAAGTTGGGGCCAAGACAATCGCTGGTACTTTGAAATCCCCTGCACTGTCAAGGCTTGCCTCGCCCAAGGGTTCAGTATCTCCAGGGATCAACAATGGACCTAAAGCAAAACTAGTAAAATCTCCTGCAG CAACACCACCAGCTGCTAAGAAGAGGAAAGTTGTGCGTAAGAAGAATGTGATGGTGACAGAGATGGCTGTGCAGACATCGCCAGGATTGAAGAAAAACAGTTGA